A single region of the Corticium candelabrum chromosome 15, ooCorCand1.1, whole genome shotgun sequence genome encodes:
- the LOC134191361 gene encoding uncharacterized protein LOC134191361 isoform X1 produces the protein MSDAWYSLVENVTFVASTLRINARLLRRLLEEKMIALDDYEYLLSERIPKWKRMDHLILHILIKQAPERFPTFCSILKSVGQQFIAERLEKSNDATSRDVYPGDAEKANDIGMSAFQPVNFVFSSTSSTRMFESYECTSRNIQAQLQVETAEKWEEVATLARVSDPLELVSCSHANVGNDDDPWPALRQNYVFLFSQLQYEPLFLACLYENYMISNDDFEMLSNDSLSHEEKVRLLIVDVLPSNPPQKFATFCLILRCVNQSHIADLLEQNPQEVWLLPQAMNTRAEEQSMQRRIEMLLVQVSDLDRDKQDAMKKVAAAEVKAQEAREEATKANTRAVTAEILREKAEVERRGDQLIIMALRMKCQDEINDNPPTWTEWNVHIPSVSWSYGSMGEIQSRLVLAGGNGNMHVLTDTGDNWDTFSRKHGDIQNVVCHQDVCLVCLYDREKDRVVIEQFYLNEDDKWRFVTVLPEELQLYYVSVALCDNSLYVLGGRTWLGERVNTACVCDLHTRRWSKMDGMQTKRCDCFSAIIDNTLFVGGGWTDVVHSCNTVECADVRTGRWRTIPSTTNYGCTLTAVSNKLVVTGGLTQQTSVSFPSHVVELYDERSKKWLPLPSMVHKRWLHAAISTQNGELITAGGRTGKFIESLNCH, from the exons ATGTCTGATGCTTGGTATTCTCTGGTTGAAAACGTAACTTTCGTTGCTAGCACTCTGCGCATCAACGCGCGACTTCTTCGTCGTCTTCTTGAGGAGAAGATGATAGCCTTGGACGACTATGAATACTTGCTCAGCGAACGGATTCCGAAATGGAAAAGAATGGATCATCTTATTTTACACATTTTAATCAAACAGGCTCCCGAGCGTTTTCCCACGTTTTGCAGTATCCTAAAAAGTGTCGGACAACAATTTATTGCAGAAAGACTGGAGAAGAGCAATGATGCAACATCACGTGACGTATACCCTG GTGATGCAGAAAAAGCAAATGATATTGGCATGAGTGCATTTCAACCTGTGAATTTTGTGTTCTCATCGACGTCATCGACTAGAATGTTTGAGAGTTATGAGTGTACGTCACGCAACATACAAG cccaactgcaagttgaaACTGCAGAGAAATGGGAGGAAGTGGCGACATTGGCGCGCGTGTCAGACCCTCTAGAGCTGGTTTCATGTTCCCATGCAAACGTTGGAAACGACGACGATCCGTGGCCTGCTCTTAGACAGAACTACGTTTTCCTGTTCAGTCAACTGCAGTACGAGCCTCTctttcttgcttgtttgtatgagAACTATATGATTTCAAACGACGATTTTGAGATGCTTAGCAATGATAGTCTCTCTCATGAAGAAAAGGTTCGTTTGCTGATCGTCGACGTTCTTCCCAGCAATCCGCCCCAAAAGTTTGCTACATTTTGTCTCATTCTTCGCTGTGTCAATCAGTCACATATCGCCGATCTACTGGAGCAAAATCCTCAAGAAGTGTGGCTCCTTCCACAGG CAATGAATACACGAGCTGAGGAGCAAAGTATGCAAAGAAGAATTGAGATGTTATTGGTTCAAGTGTCTGATTtggacagagacaaacaagatGCAATGAAGAAAGTTGCTGCAGCAGAAGTTAAAGCTCAAGAGGCAAGAGAGGAAGCTACAAAAGCAAACACAAGAGCTGTGACAGCCGAAATTTTAAGAGAAAAAGCAGAAGTCGAGAGAAGAGGAGACCAATTGATAATCATGGCTCTTAGGATGAAGTGTCAAGATGAG ATCAATGACAATCCTCCAACATGGACAGAGTGGAATGTACACATTCCTAGTGTCAGTTGGTCCTATGGTAGTATGGGGGAGATTCAAAGTAGACTGGTGTTAGCAGGTGGCAATGGTAACATGCATGTCCTCACCGATACTGGTGATAATTGGGACACTTTCAGCAGAAAACATGGTGACATCCAGAATGTAGTATGTCATCAGGATGTGTGCCTAGTGTGCTTGTATGATAGAGAGAAGGATCGGGTTGTAAttgaacaattttatttgaatgaaGATGACAAATGGCGTTTTGTCACGGTTCTACCAGAGGAACTACAGTTGTATTAtgtatctgttgctctttGTGACAACTCACTGTACGTGCTGGGTGGTAGAACATGGCTAGGGGAGCGAGTGAACacagcatgtgtgtgtgacctaCACACCAGACGTTGGTCTAAGATGGATGGCATGCAAACTAAACGTTGTGACTGTTTTTCTGCTATAATAGACAACACATTATTTGTAGGGGGAGGATGGACTGATGTAGTTCACAGTTGTAATACtgttgagtgtgcagatgttcgtACAGGAAGATGGAGAACAATCCCTTCGACAACTAACTATGGCTGTACATTGACAGCAGTCAGTAACAAACTGGTGGTGACAGGAGGACTTACACAACAGACGTCTGTTTCGTTTCCTTCTCATGTGGTTGAATTGTATGATGAGAGATctaagaaatggcttcctcttcCATCTATGGTACACAAACGGTGGCTACATGCCGCGATATCAActcagaatggagaactcaTTACAGCAGGAGGAAGGACTGGAAAGTTTATAGAAAGTCTAAATTGTCACTGA
- the LOC134191361 gene encoding uncharacterized protein LOC134191361 isoform X2 — protein MSAFQPVNFVFSSTSSTRMFESYECTSRNIQAQLQVETAEKWEEVATLARVSDPLELVSCSHANVGNDDDPWPALRQNYVFLFSQLQYEPLFLACLYENYMISNDDFEMLSNDSLSHEEKVRLLIVDVLPSNPPQKFATFCLILRCVNQSHIADLLEQNPQEVWLLPQAMNTRAEEQSMQRRIEMLLVQVSDLDRDKQDAMKKVAAAEVKAQEAREEATKANTRAVTAEILREKAEVERRGDQLIIMALRMKCQDEINDNPPTWTEWNVHIPSVSWSYGSMGEIQSRLVLAGGNGNMHVLTDTGDNWDTFSRKHGDIQNVVCHQDVCLVCLYDREKDRVVIEQFYLNEDDKWRFVTVLPEELQLYYVSVALCDNSLYVLGGRTWLGERVNTACVCDLHTRRWSKMDGMQTKRCDCFSAIIDNTLFVGGGWTDVVHSCNTVECADVRTGRWRTIPSTTNYGCTLTAVSNKLVVTGGLTQQTSVSFPSHVVELYDERSKKWLPLPSMVHKRWLHAAISTQNGELITAGGRTGKFIESLNCH, from the exons ATGAGTGCATTTCAACCTGTGAATTTTGTGTTCTCATCGACGTCATCGACTAGAATGTTTGAGAGTTATGAGTGTACGTCACGCAACATACAAG cccaactgcaagttgaaACTGCAGAGAAATGGGAGGAAGTGGCGACATTGGCGCGCGTGTCAGACCCTCTAGAGCTGGTTTCATGTTCCCATGCAAACGTTGGAAACGACGACGATCCGTGGCCTGCTCTTAGACAGAACTACGTTTTCCTGTTCAGTCAACTGCAGTACGAGCCTCTctttcttgcttgtttgtatgagAACTATATGATTTCAAACGACGATTTTGAGATGCTTAGCAATGATAGTCTCTCTCATGAAGAAAAGGTTCGTTTGCTGATCGTCGACGTTCTTCCCAGCAATCCGCCCCAAAAGTTTGCTACATTTTGTCTCATTCTTCGCTGTGTCAATCAGTCACATATCGCCGATCTACTGGAGCAAAATCCTCAAGAAGTGTGGCTCCTTCCACAGG CAATGAATACACGAGCTGAGGAGCAAAGTATGCAAAGAAGAATTGAGATGTTATTGGTTCAAGTGTCTGATTtggacagagacaaacaagatGCAATGAAGAAAGTTGCTGCAGCAGAAGTTAAAGCTCAAGAGGCAAGAGAGGAAGCTACAAAAGCAAACACAAGAGCTGTGACAGCCGAAATTTTAAGAGAAAAAGCAGAAGTCGAGAGAAGAGGAGACCAATTGATAATCATGGCTCTTAGGATGAAGTGTCAAGATGAG ATCAATGACAATCCTCCAACATGGACAGAGTGGAATGTACACATTCCTAGTGTCAGTTGGTCCTATGGTAGTATGGGGGAGATTCAAAGTAGACTGGTGTTAGCAGGTGGCAATGGTAACATGCATGTCCTCACCGATACTGGTGATAATTGGGACACTTTCAGCAGAAAACATGGTGACATCCAGAATGTAGTATGTCATCAGGATGTGTGCCTAGTGTGCTTGTATGATAGAGAGAAGGATCGGGTTGTAAttgaacaattttatttgaatgaaGATGACAAATGGCGTTTTGTCACGGTTCTACCAGAGGAACTACAGTTGTATTAtgtatctgttgctctttGTGACAACTCACTGTACGTGCTGGGTGGTAGAACATGGCTAGGGGAGCGAGTGAACacagcatgtgtgtgtgacctaCACACCAGACGTTGGTCTAAGATGGATGGCATGCAAACTAAACGTTGTGACTGTTTTTCTGCTATAATAGACAACACATTATTTGTAGGGGGAGGATGGACTGATGTAGTTCACAGTTGTAATACtgttgagtgtgcagatgttcgtACAGGAAGATGGAGAACAATCCCTTCGACAACTAACTATGGCTGTACATTGACAGCAGTCAGTAACAAACTGGTGGTGACAGGAGGACTTACACAACAGACGTCTGTTTCGTTTCCTTCTCATGTGGTTGAATTGTATGATGAGAGATctaagaaatggcttcctcttcCATCTATGGTACACAAACGGTGGCTACATGCCGCGATATCAActcagaatggagaactcaTTACAGCAGGAGGAAGGACTGGAAAGTTTATAGAAAGTCTAAATTGTCACTGA
- the LOC134191361 gene encoding uncharacterized protein LOC134191361 isoform X3, with amino-acid sequence MSDAWYSLVENVTFVASTLRINARLLRRLLEEKMIALDDYEYLLSERIPKWKRMDHLILHILIKQAPERFPTFCSILKSVGQQFIAERLEKSNDATSRDVYPGDAEKANDIGMSAFQPVNFVFSSTSSTRMFESYECTSRNIQAQLQVETAEKWEEVATLARVSDPLELVSCSHANVGNDDDPWPALRQNYVFLFSQLQYEPLFLACLYENYMISNDDFEMLSNDSLSHEEKVRLLIVDVLPSNPPQKFATFCLILRCVNQSHIADLLEQNPQEVWLLPQAMNTRAEEQSMQRRIEMLLVQVSDLDRDKQDAMKKVAAAEVKAQEAREEATKANTRAVTAEILREKAEVERRGDQLIIMALRMKCQDEMFVQEDGEQSLRQLTMAVH; translated from the exons ATGTCTGATGCTTGGTATTCTCTGGTTGAAAACGTAACTTTCGTTGCTAGCACTCTGCGCATCAACGCGCGACTTCTTCGTCGTCTTCTTGAGGAGAAGATGATAGCCTTGGACGACTATGAATACTTGCTCAGCGAACGGATTCCGAAATGGAAAAGAATGGATCATCTTATTTTACACATTTTAATCAAACAGGCTCCCGAGCGTTTTCCCACGTTTTGCAGTATCCTAAAAAGTGTCGGACAACAATTTATTGCAGAAAGACTGGAGAAGAGCAATGATGCAACATCACGTGACGTATACCCTG GTGATGCAGAAAAAGCAAATGATATTGGCATGAGTGCATTTCAACCTGTGAATTTTGTGTTCTCATCGACGTCATCGACTAGAATGTTTGAGAGTTATGAGTGTACGTCACGCAACATACAAG cccaactgcaagttgaaACTGCAGAGAAATGGGAGGAAGTGGCGACATTGGCGCGCGTGTCAGACCCTCTAGAGCTGGTTTCATGTTCCCATGCAAACGTTGGAAACGACGACGATCCGTGGCCTGCTCTTAGACAGAACTACGTTTTCCTGTTCAGTCAACTGCAGTACGAGCCTCTctttcttgcttgtttgtatgagAACTATATGATTTCAAACGACGATTTTGAGATGCTTAGCAATGATAGTCTCTCTCATGAAGAAAAGGTTCGTTTGCTGATCGTCGACGTTCTTCCCAGCAATCCGCCCCAAAAGTTTGCTACATTTTGTCTCATTCTTCGCTGTGTCAATCAGTCACATATCGCCGATCTACTGGAGCAAAATCCTCAAGAAGTGTGGCTCCTTCCACAGG CAATGAATACACGAGCTGAGGAGCAAAGTATGCAAAGAAGAATTGAGATGTTATTGGTTCAAGTGTCTGATTtggacagagacaaacaagatGCAATGAAGAAAGTTGCTGCAGCAGAAGTTAAAGCTCAAGAGGCAAGAGAGGAAGCTACAAAAGCAAACACAAGAGCTGTGACAGCCGAAATTTTAAGAGAAAAAGCAGAAGTCGAGAGAAGAGGAGACCAATTGATAATCATGGCTCTTAGGATGAAGTGTCAAGATGAG atgttcgtACAGGAAGATGGAGAACAATCCCTTCGACAACTAACTATGGCTGTACATTGA